The Sphingomonas sp. OV641 DNA window GTCCTGCGGGACAGGTGGTGCAGGACTTCAAACTGGAGTTCGCCGAGGCAGTGGAGCGCATGACCAACCTGATCGGCGACTGACTCGTCTCATCCGATTAGGGCGCATCTTCATCGCGCCGCTAACATTTAGGTAACGCCCTCTTCCCCAGGTCGTCCCGGCATGCCGCAGTCGCGCGGCGTGGACATACTGGGGGCAACGAGCCATGCGCTTGTATCTTGCAAGCTCGTTCATTTTCCCGCGCAGCCTGCAGTTGCGGCTGTTTGCGGTCTGTTTCGTCGGCACGCACCTGCCGCTTGCCGCTTTTCTGGCGTGGGCCGCGACGACGAGCCGGCTGGACTGGCCGGGGGCCATTGTCGTGACAGTGGCCACGCTGCTTGGGACGGTGATCGCGGTCGGCGGCATCTATGCGCTGCTGGCCCCGATCGACGTTGCGGCACGTGCGTTGAACGATGCCGGCGATGGGGAGATCACCCCGGTACCGCAGCTGTCGGGCAGCGACCTTGCCGCGCGTCTCTTCGCCGGGGTCAACCGGGCGGCCGGAGCGACGGCGGAACGGATGCGCAAGCTGAGCCGGGAGGCGATCAGCGACCCGCTGACCGGCGTGTTGAACCGCCGCGGCTTGCTCCAGCGGCTGGACGTGCTGTCGGAGCATGAAACGACCGGGGCGCTGGCGCTGGTCGACATGGATCATTTCAAGCTGGTGAACGACCTGCTCGGTCATGAGACGGGCGACCGGGTGCTGCAGGATTTCGCCAAGGTGCTGGCCGGCACGGTCCGGCATACGGACCTGGTGGCACGCTGGGGCGGCGAGGAGTTTCTGGTCTTCTTTCGAGGCGCGACCGAGGCGCAGGCCCAATCGGTGCTGATGCGCATTGCCGAGCGGATCCGCAACGAACCGCTGGCGCATGTCGGCGAACGGCCGCTGACCTTCTCGGCCGGGACAACGGCGGCGTCCCGGCGTACGCTGGAGGAGGCGCTGCGCCGCGCCGATGGCGCGCTCTACGAGGCGAAGCACCGCGGCCGGGCTCGGATCCTGAGCAGTGCGGAGATACAGTCCTGATCGCGCGAAGGTCGACCGCCTGCGCTCAATAATCAGATCCCCTCGGCGAACACCTTGTGACCGGCGGCCTCGAGCGCCGTGGTGAGATCGGCGATGCAGGCGTCCACCGCCGCGCCATCCGGCGAGCGAACGACGAAATTCGCCCCGGTGCGCCCCTCCCGAAAGAACGGGTAGCTGCCGATCGCGACGCCTTCATGCGTGCGCTCCGCATCGCGCAGCACGTCGGCGATCTCGCTTTCGGCGACCCAGCAGCCGATCTGCCGGCTGATCACCGGGTGGCCACCCTGGAGCGTACCGGTGAGGGAATCGAGCATGCCGGCAGTGATGTGGGGCACGCCGGCCATGATGAAGACATTGCCGATGTGGATGCCGGGCGCGCCCGACATCCGGTTCTCGATCAGCTCTGCGCCTTCCGGCACGCGCGCCATGCGCAGCCGAGCCTCACTCGCGCCGCCACGCGTAGCGTAATAACGCTCCAGCACGGCCACGGCGGCGGGATGATGAACGACCCCGACCCCGAGCGCGGCGGCGATGGCGTCCACCGTGATGTCGTCATGGGTAGGGCCGATACCACCGGTGGTGAAGAGATAGTCGTTGCGGGCGCGCAACGTATTCACCGCCTCAACGATGGCTTCTTCCCGATCGGGCACGACGCGCACCTCGACCAGGCGGATGCCCTGAACATTCAACCATTGCGCGATCTGCGCGACGTTCTTGTCCTGCGTTCGGCCGGAGAGGATCTCGTCACCGATCACGACGAGGGCGGCGGTCCAGATGCGTTCGCTTTCCATGCGAGCCCCGGCATAGCCTCGCAAAACTACCCTCGTCACGCTATATCGGTCGCCATGACCGAATATGTTACCGTCACCAGCGATGCGCCGCTGGGCCGCAACGGCGCCATCAAGCTGCATGGCCCCGAAGCCTTCACCGGGATGCACGCCGCTGGCCAGCTTGCCGCCGAAACGCTCGACATGATCGTGCCGCACATGGTGCCCGGCGTGACCACCGCCGAGATCGACCGCCTGGTGTACGACTTTATCAAGAGCCGTGGCGGTGTGCCCGCGACGCTTGGCTACCGCGGCTATACGCACAGCTGCTGTATCTCGATCAATCACGTCGTATGCCACGGCATTCCGAGCGAGAAGGCACTGAAATCGGGCGATATCGTCAATGTCGACGTGACGCCGATCCTCGACGGCTGGCATGGCGATTCTTCTCGCATGTACCTGATCGGCGATGTTCCGCTGAAGGCGCGGCGCCTGGTGGACGTGACCTATGAATGCCTGATGCTGGGGATTGAACAGGCGAAGCCGGGCAACACGCTGGGCGATGTGGCGCATGTGATCCAGCGCTATGCAGAATCCCATCGCTATGGCGTGGTGCGCGACTTTTGCGGGCACGGGCTGGGGCGGTTGTTCCATGATGCGCCCGAAGTGGTGCACGTCGGCCGGCCGGGGACGGGCCCCGAGCTGAAGCCGGGCATGATCTTCACCATCGAGCCGATGATTAACATCGGGCGTCCGGACGTGAAGCTGCTGGACGATGGCTGGACGGCCGTGACGCGCGACCGATCCCTGTCGGCGCAGTTCGAACATTCGATCGGCATCACCGAGGAGGGCTGCGAAGTCTTCACCTTCTCGCCGGCCGGGCTGCACAAGCCGCCTTTCGCCTGACAGTCGTTCGCGCTGAGCAACGTCGCGGCACAGCCCGCGAGTGGCGACTGGCAGGGCAGGTCCCTCGACGTCGCTCGGCACGGACGGGATGAACCTGACACCTTCGTCAGGCTAACCGCTTCGGTTTAACCACTTCCCTTCCTCACCAACCTGCGTCAGTCTCCCGCCAAAGCTCGAACAGGGGCGGGGAGAGGAATATGCGGATCGGATGGGCGCTGCTGGCGGCGCTGGCGCTCACATCGTGCAAGGCGGCGACGGATGAGCCGGCCGCAGCGGATCGTTCCGCGACCACCGGCGTCGGCAAGGTCGATGCCGCGCTGCTGACCAGCGGCGGTGACGGGCGCGACTGGGCGATGACGGGCTTCAACTATGCCGAGCAGCGTTTCTCGCCACTGACGCAGATCAACGCCGGCAATGTCGGCGAGCTTGGCCTGGCCTGGTACGCCGACATGCCGGATGCCCGAGGACAGGAAGCGACGCCGGTCGTGATCGACGGCAAGATGTTCGTGACCGGGCCGTGGTCGAAGGTCTTCGCCTTTGATGCGGCGACGGGGCAGAAGCTTTGGGAGTTCGATCCCAAGGTCAGCCGCGAAAAGGGCGTTCAGGCGTGCTGCGACGTCGTCAATCGGGGCGTCGCCGCGTGGAAGGGGCGTCTGTATGTCGGCACGATCGACGGCCGGCTGATCGCGCTGGATGCGGCCACTGGCGCGCAGGACTGGTCGGTCCAGACCACCGACAATTCGAAGCCTTATACCATCACCGGCGCGCCGCGGGTGATGAAGGGCATGGTGGTGATCGGCAATGGCGGCGCCGAGTTCGGCGTGCGCGGCTATGTCACTGCTTATGATGCGGCG harbors:
- a CDS encoding GGDEF domain-containing protein, whose protein sequence is MRLYLASSFIFPRSLQLRLFAVCFVGTHLPLAAFLAWAATTSRLDWPGAIVVTVATLLGTVIAVGGIYALLAPIDVAARALNDAGDGEITPVPQLSGSDLAARLFAGVNRAAGATAERMRKLSREAISDPLTGVLNRRGLLQRLDVLSEHETTGALALVDMDHFKLVNDLLGHETGDRVLQDFAKVLAGTVRHTDLVARWGGEEFLVFFRGATEAQAQSVLMRIAERIRNEPLAHVGERPLTFSAGTTAASRRTLEEALRRADGALYEAKHRGRARILSSAEIQS
- a CDS encoding molybdopterin-binding protein, which produces MESERIWTAALVVIGDEILSGRTQDKNVAQIAQWLNVQGIRLVEVRVVPDREEAIVEAVNTLRARNDYLFTTGGIGPTHDDITVDAIAAALGVGVVHHPAAVAVLERYYATRGGASEARLRMARVPEGAELIENRMSGAPGIHIGNVFIMAGVPHITAGMLDSLTGTLQGGHPVISRQIGCWVAESEIADVLRDAERTHEGVAIGSYPFFREGRTGANFVVRSPDGAAVDACIADLTTALEAAGHKVFAEGI
- the map gene encoding type I methionyl aminopeptidase, with amino-acid sequence MTEYVTVTSDAPLGRNGAIKLHGPEAFTGMHAAGQLAAETLDMIVPHMVPGVTTAEIDRLVYDFIKSRGGVPATLGYRGYTHSCCISINHVVCHGIPSEKALKSGDIVNVDVTPILDGWHGDSSRMYLIGDVPLKARRLVDVTYECLMLGIEQAKPGNTLGDVAHVIQRYAESHRYGVVRDFCGHGLGRLFHDAPEVVHVGRPGTGPELKPGMIFTIEPMINIGRPDVKLLDDGWTAVTRDRSLSAQFEHSIGITEEGCEVFTFSPAGLHKPPFA